The following are encoded in a window of Rhodomicrobium lacus genomic DNA:
- a CDS encoding terminase large subunit has translation MTALARIPDTSPDLARMPEHVLRTVALTPGAQYDQRTADAAAAFFPRYLRGVEGSYYGRPFRLSPWQEFDIIRPLFGWKRPDGSRLFRKARLWVPRKNGKTTLAAGVGLLVLAGDREYGAQIYSTATNEEQAKLVFDIGGAMLGQSPELSQRLEKFAKKIVFAEMNSKWEPLTAKPKGKHGLNTHLKIGDELHEWSDDKLDQFIRQSMAARRQPLEFDTSTAGERRGFGWEAYQQDQKYLEGALEDPERLIAHYAAGPDDDWQQEETWRKANPNWGISVRPDFIRSEFRKAMDNPRLENDFRRYHLNQWTEQAVRWLQIHRWVKCCDETRPDAWRTILDECRGRPCYIGIDVSSVQDLTAVIYVFPPAGGDMRTRVACRLYVPADNIELRVKRDGVPYDKWAAQGSLIATEGNTIDQETIFADIQRDAAKLSVMRVGIDKWNTGWLGPKLVEHFGMARNPRTGKQEPRVMMVQQGYGSMSPGAKELERLVVAGSLDHGGHPVLKWMASNVAVSVGKQGDIVPIKDKSTDRIDGIVATIIALTLAMAEAVPAAAHDGELRAMSIDVATGHDTFNDPQPVETNAPPTGAEPKLWVL, from the coding sequence ATGACAGCCCTCGCCCGCATCCCCGACACGTCGCCGGACCTCGCACGCATGCCGGAGCACGTGCTGCGCACGGTCGCGCTCACGCCCGGCGCGCAGTACGACCAGCGCACCGCCGACGCGGCCGCCGCGTTCTTCCCGCGCTATCTGCGGGGCGTCGAGGGCAGCTATTACGGCCGTCCGTTCCGTCTCTCGCCGTGGCAGGAGTTCGACATCATTCGCCCCCTGTTCGGCTGGAAACGGCCGGACGGCTCGCGCCTCTTCCGCAAGGCCCGGCTATGGGTGCCACGTAAAAATGGCAAAACCACGCTGGCCGCAGGCGTCGGGCTGCTCGTGCTCGCGGGCGATCGGGAGTATGGCGCGCAGATCTACTCGACCGCCACCAACGAGGAGCAGGCGAAGTTGGTGTTCGACATCGGCGGCGCGATGCTCGGGCAGTCGCCGGAGCTGTCGCAGCGCCTCGAAAAATTCGCGAAGAAGATCGTTTTCGCGGAGATGAACTCGAAGTGGGAGCCGCTCACCGCCAAGCCGAAGGGCAAGCACGGGCTCAACACCCACCTCAAGATCGGCGACGAGCTGCACGAGTGGTCAGACGACAAATTAGATCAGTTCATTCGCCAGAGCATGGCTGCGCGCCGCCAGCCGCTGGAATTCGACACCTCGACGGCGGGCGAACGGCGCGGATTCGGCTGGGAGGCGTATCAGCAGGATCAGAAATACCTCGAAGGCGCCCTCGAAGATCCGGAACGGCTGATCGCGCATTACGCCGCCGGGCCCGATGACGACTGGCAGCAGGAGGAAACGTGGCGCAAGGCGAACCCGAACTGGGGCATCAGCGTGCGCCCCGACTTCATTCGAAGCGAATTTCGCAAGGCGATGGACAACCCGCGCCTCGAAAACGATTTCCGGCGCTATCACCTCAATCAGTGGACCGAGCAGGCGGTGCGCTGGCTGCAAATTCACCGCTGGGTGAAGTGCTGCGACGAAACGCGGCCCGACGCCTGGCGCACGATCCTCGACGAATGCCGGGGGCGGCCCTGCTACATCGGCATCGACGTATCGAGCGTGCAGGATCTGACCGCCGTGATCTACGTGTTTCCGCCCGCCGGCGGCGACATGCGCACGCGCGTTGCCTGCCGCCTGTACGTGCCCGCCGACAACATCGAGCTGCGCGTCAAGCGCGACGGCGTGCCCTACGACAAGTGGGCGGCGCAGGGCTCGCTGATAGCGACCGAGGGAAACACCATCGATCAGGAGACGATCTTCGCCGACATTCAGCGCGATGCGGCAAAGCTCAGCGTGATGCGCGTCGGGATCGACAAGTGGAACACGGGCTGGCTCGGCCCGAAATTGGTCGAGCATTTCGGCATGGCGCGCAATCCGCGCACCGGTAAGCAGGAACCGCGCGTGATGATGGTGCAGCAGGGCTACGGCTCTATGTCGCCGGGCGCGAAAGAGCTGGAGCGTCTCGTCGTGGCGGGGAGCCTCGATCACGGCGGCCACCCGGTGCTGAAGTGGATGGCGAGCAACGTGGCGGTGAGCGTCGGCAAGCAGGGCGACATCGTGCCGATCAAGGATAAGTCGACTGACCGCATTGACGGCATTGTCGCGACCATCATCGCGCTGACCCTCGCCATGGCGGAAGCCGTGCCCGCAGCAGCTCACGACGGCGAGCTGCGCGCCATGTCGATCGATGTTGCGACCGGGCACGACACGTTTAACGACCCACAGCCGGTCGAAACCAATGCGCCGCCAACCGGCGCCGAGCCAAAGCTTTGGGTGCTTTGA
- a CDS encoding phage terminase small subunit P27 family, which translates to MTDTVEIADAPEWLDAAGREIWQLTAPELRRAGLLLPSEEPALARYCDHVARWLKLRAKVNAIGETYETESKHCKLQRINPDLKAMLDIEGKIEGLEDRFALTPLMRFKLKEIRARSEGDGPRPVLSLPFEDDEAPENRAEAAAATAAPATPFGILN; encoded by the coding sequence CGACGCGCCGGAGTGGCTCGACGCCGCCGGGCGCGAAATCTGGCAGCTCACCGCGCCGGAACTGCGCCGCGCGGGGCTGCTGCTGCCGTCCGAGGAACCCGCGCTCGCGCGCTACTGCGATCACGTCGCCCGCTGGCTGAAGCTCCGCGCGAAGGTGAACGCGATCGGCGAGACCTACGAGACCGAAAGCAAACACTGCAAGCTCCAGCGCATCAACCCGGACCTGAAGGCGATGCTCGACATCGAGGGCAAGATCGAGGGGCTCGAAGACCGCTTCGCGCTCACGCCGCTGATGCGGTTCAAGCTCAAGGAAATCCGCGCCCGCAGCGAAGGCGACGGGCCGCGCCCGGTGCTGTCGCTGCCGTTCGAGGATGACGAGGCGCCCGAAAATCGCGCCGAAGCTGCCGCCGCCACAGCCGCCCCCGCTACGCCCTTTGGGATTTTGAACTAG
- a CDS encoding phage portal protein, which yields MAKSNPAASLWHRVQGATRVLMGQAKPMTTADLVKEIAESRRTASGVYVGEANALCIPAVYGCVRIISQALAKCPFMVYRLEERKGHLARIPVRDHPASLLLNVEPNRYRMAPFTLKQMMVAHILLRGNSYTFVRRSGNKLVELIPLHPDRMALDDVFEPGPSGELGVIYHYSWARGGSQYFRNEEILHLRGVCLDGVMGVSLLDSAREAMGLAIQQERFAAKLFANGASPSGVVKYQGHFDDEAFERFRKRWRDLYSGADNAHKVVILEDGMDWTPMAWNAEETQFYDGRKFQRSEIAMYFGVPPHMLGDVDKATSWGSGIEQQAIGFVQHTIDPWGEVVGQQMTVSLLTEAERSNHMIACDLRGLIRGDLQSRATAYKILREIEAMNPNEIRAELGMNPREDEGGDDYGVPVKRVDQKPQTQGEAKNAPTALISRRPEALPRP from the coding sequence ATGGCAAAATCAAATCCCGCCGCGTCGCTCTGGCATCGCGTGCAGGGCGCAACGCGCGTCCTGATGGGGCAGGCGAAGCCTATGACGACGGCTGATCTCGTGAAGGAAATCGCGGAATCGCGGCGCACGGCGAGCGGAGTCTACGTCGGCGAAGCGAACGCCCTGTGCATCCCTGCCGTTTACGGGTGCGTGCGCATCATCAGTCAGGCGCTCGCGAAGTGCCCGTTCATGGTCTACCGCCTTGAAGAGCGGAAGGGACACCTCGCGCGCATTCCGGTGCGCGATCATCCGGCGTCGCTGCTGCTGAACGTCGAGCCAAACCGCTATCGCATGGCGCCGTTCACGCTCAAGCAGATGATGGTTGCTCATATCTTGCTGCGCGGCAACTCCTACACCTTCGTTCGCCGATCCGGCAACAAGCTCGTCGAACTCATCCCGCTGCACCCGGATCGCATGGCTCTTGATGACGTGTTCGAGCCAGGGCCATCGGGTGAACTCGGCGTGATCTACCACTATTCTTGGGCGCGGGGCGGCTCACAATACTTCCGCAACGAGGAAATTCTGCACCTGCGGGGCGTTTGTCTCGACGGCGTGATGGGTGTTTCCCTTCTCGACTCCGCCCGCGAGGCGATGGGGCTTGCGATTCAGCAAGAACGGTTCGCCGCCAAGCTGTTTGCGAACGGAGCGTCACCGTCCGGTGTCGTGAAATATCAGGGCCACTTCGACGATGAAGCGTTCGAGCGCTTTCGCAAGCGCTGGCGCGATCTCTATTCCGGCGCCGACAACGCTCACAAGGTGGTCATCCTCGAAGATGGTATGGACTGGACGCCGATGGCGTGGAACGCGGAGGAAACGCAGTTCTACGACGGGCGGAAATTCCAGCGCTCTGAAATCGCGATGTATTTCGGGGTGCCGCCGCACATGCTCGGCGACGTGGACAAGGCAACGTCGTGGGGCTCGGGCATCGAACAGCAGGCCATCGGCTTCGTGCAGCACACAATCGATCCATGGGGAGAGGTTGTCGGCCAGCAGATGACCGTCTCGTTGCTCACGGAAGCCGAACGTTCCAATCACATGATCGCATGCGACCTGCGCGGCCTCATCCGCGGCGACCTGCAGAGCCGCGCCACCGCCTACAAGATATTGCGCGAGATCGAAGCGATGAACCCGAACGAGATCCGCGCCGAGCTGGGCATGAACCCGCGCGAGGACGAGGGCGGCGACGACTACGGCGTGCCCGTGAAGCGCGTGGATCAGAAACCGCAAACTCAAGGCGAGGCAAAAAATGCCCCAACTGCCCTCATTTCCCGCCGTCCCGAAGCGCTTCCTCGCCCGTAA
- a CDS encoding head maturation protease, ClpP-related, producing the protein MPQLPSFPAVPKRFLARKRAEAAPEAKIAVRAFVGGNEIDIYGDIGPNGISAAAFRQSLAQADAGDIVLRINSTGGDIFDGLAIYNDLVASGRNVIVRITGVAGSAASVIAMAGTRIEIAPNAHFMIHNAWCMDCGNAKELRETAVLLEQIDAGMAETYAARTGLGVDEIRAMMDRETWLSASDAVQKKFCDALMPGVSPRASAPQAPSPRQSRRSSDEDASAVAEFARQIRSNAARLRGMTRGGANARSN; encoded by the coding sequence ATGCCCCAACTGCCCTCATTTCCCGCCGTCCCGAAGCGCTTCCTCGCCCGTAAACGCGCTGAAGCGGCTCCAGAGGCCAAAATCGCCGTGCGCGCCTTCGTTGGCGGCAACGAGATCGACATTTACGGCGATATCGGCCCGAACGGCATCTCGGCAGCCGCTTTTCGTCAGTCTCTGGCGCAGGCGGACGCCGGGGACATCGTTCTGCGCATCAATTCGACCGGCGGGGACATCTTCGACGGGCTCGCGATCTACAATGACCTCGTCGCCAGCGGTCGAAACGTCATCGTGCGCATCACTGGCGTAGCGGGTTCCGCCGCATCGGTGATCGCGATGGCCGGAACGCGCATCGAGATCGCCCCGAACGCGCATTTCATGATCCACAACGCGTGGTGCATGGACTGCGGCAACGCGAAGGAGCTGCGCGAGACGGCGGTGCTGCTCGAACAGATCGATGCAGGCATGGCTGAAACCTACGCCGCCCGCACCGGCCTCGGCGTGGATGAGATCCGCGCCATGATGGACCGGGAAACATGGTTGTCGGCCTCCGACGCCGTTCAGAAGAAGTTCTGTGACGCGCTGATGCCGGGCGTTTCGCCCCGTGCCTCCGCGCCGCAAGCGCCATCGCCGCGTCAGTCGCGGCGGTCGAGTGATGAAGACGCCTCGGCGGTCGCGGAGTTCGCGAGGCAGATCAGAAGTAATGCGGCGAGGCTCCGGGGAATGACAAGAGGAGGGGCGAATGCCCGAAGCAACTGA